Proteins from a genomic interval of Tenacibaculum sp. SZ-18:
- a CDS encoding glycosyltransferase family A protein, protein MNDLLSNVTVVIPTRNRLESLKRTLVSLNNQSILAKEVIVVDSSDNNICEEDLHGSYNSSRLLVIHSKPSVCLQRNIGIEKSKSEFIFLCDDDMELPGNYIESLIKYLNENKDVNIVSGLVVEKRNEEWKYSERKITFFKLLVYHVFGLSIWTELKMKDFSSNKLVQKFVKFYLGKGNRIAKSGWPIVINYELPIFKTPIYSLMCAVIRSEIIKNSPYDEAFYENGIGDNYDVLMSMNSEVTVLSTLKVKHYKAPTNRVKNEKAYYYRVSALHYILLKFKRFGIRNLAFFLWSIFGNSMLFLLNGKFKMLGYNMKLLARILANKSIYN, encoded by the coding sequence ATGAATGATCTTCTTAGCAATGTAACGGTTGTTATACCCACTAGAAATAGGTTAGAATCTTTAAAAAGAACATTAGTTTCTTTAAATAATCAATCAATACTGGCTAAAGAAGTAATTGTTGTTGATTCCAGTGATAATAATATTTGTGAAGAAGATCTACATGGTAGCTACAATTCTTCTCGCTTGTTAGTAATACATTCAAAGCCATCTGTATGCTTACAAAGAAATATAGGTATTGAAAAAAGTAAATCGGAATTTATATTTCTTTGTGATGATGATATGGAACTTCCAGGTAATTATATCGAATCACTTATTAAGTATTTGAATGAAAATAAGGATGTAAATATTGTAAGTGGTTTAGTCGTTGAAAAAAGAAACGAGGAATGGAAATATTCGGAAAGGAAAATTACTTTCTTTAAACTTCTGGTATATCATGTTTTTGGATTGTCTATTTGGACGGAACTAAAAATGAAGGACTTTTCAAGTAATAAACTGGTTCAAAAATTCGTAAAGTTTTATTTGGGTAAGGGAAATCGAATAGCTAAATCTGGTTGGCCAATAGTGATTAATTATGAGTTGCCAATTTTTAAAACACCTATATATAGTTTAATGTGTGCCGTAATTCGATCAGAAATAATTAAAAATTCACCCTATGATGAAGCTTTTTATGAAAATGGAATTGGAGACAATTATGATGTGTTGATGTCTATGAATAGTGAAGTTACTGTTTTAAGTACGTTAAAGGTCAAACATTATAAAGCACCTACAAATAGAGTGAAAAACGAAAAGGCATACTATTATAGAGTGTCGGCATTGCATTATATTTTATTAAAATTTAAAAGATTTGGCATTCGTAATCTAGCTTTTTTTCTTTGGTCTATATTTGGTAATTCAATGCTTTTTTTACTCAATGGAAAATTCAAAATGCTTGGTTACAATATGAAATTATTAGCTAGAATTTTAGCGAACAAAAGCATTTATAATTAG
- a CDS encoding B12-binding domain-containing radical SAM protein, translating into MSVILTHAYYIFEDEKEQNIMRPYAPLGLLYLSGYLNKNNFKNEVYDSTFYSYQEQLSFILENKPKIVAIYANLMTKINVVKLMKELRANPKYGNPAIVLGGPDVTHNSENYLNAGADFLIIGEGEQTSHELFLAIIENKDYHEIKGIAFLDEEGKVQKTPPRIKIKELKDLPLPNRDAIPIHKYLETWKEYHGKSSMTVSTQRGCPYTCKWCSTAVYGQSYRRRPANLVAEELKLLKTKYQPDSIWFVDDVFTVSHKWLKSFHEEVIAQDAIIPFECITRAERLNDEVLELLKEVGCYRIWIGAESGSQKIIDAMDRRVDVNVVKSAIQKTNALGIETGTFIMLGYPGEDMTDINNTVQYLKDANPTHFTITIAYPIKGTSLYNEVETKIKQKPEWQTSTDRDIDFKRTYSRKFYDYAVRYVVNEVNSSRKNTVVSYGKTKIRSILAQVGMRIYK; encoded by the coding sequence ATGAGTGTAATTTTAACCCATGCATATTATATTTTTGAAGATGAAAAGGAGCAGAATATTATGCGTCCTTACGCTCCTTTAGGTTTATTATATCTTTCTGGTTATTTGAATAAGAATAATTTTAAAAATGAGGTGTACGATTCTACGTTTTATTCTTATCAAGAACAACTATCATTCATACTCGAAAATAAACCAAAAATCGTAGCGATTTATGCTAATTTAATGACAAAGATTAATGTTGTTAAATTGATGAAAGAGTTGAGGGCGAATCCTAAATATGGTAATCCAGCTATTGTTTTAGGTGGACCAGATGTTACACACAATAGTGAAAATTATTTGAATGCAGGAGCCGATTTTTTGATTATTGGAGAAGGTGAGCAAACTAGTCATGAGTTGTTTTTAGCTATTATTGAAAATAAGGATTATCATGAAATTAAAGGAATTGCTTTTTTAGATGAAGAAGGAAAGGTTCAAAAAACTCCTCCAAGAATAAAAATTAAAGAACTAAAAGATTTACCATTGCCTAATCGTGATGCTATTCCTATTCATAAATATTTAGAAACCTGGAAGGAGTATCATGGTAAAAGTTCTATGACTGTAAGTACTCAGCGAGGTTGCCCTTATACTTGTAAATGGTGTAGTACAGCAGTTTACGGTCAAAGTTATAGGAGAAGACCAGCTAATTTAGTTGCAGAAGAGTTAAAATTATTGAAAACAAAATATCAACCAGATTCTATTTGGTTTGTTGATGATGTTTTTACAGTAAGCCATAAATGGTTAAAAAGTTTTCATGAAGAGGTAATAGCCCAAGATGCGATAATTCCGTTTGAATGTATTACAAGAGCAGAAAGATTAAATGATGAGGTTTTAGAGTTATTAAAAGAAGTAGGTTGTTACAGAATATGGATTGGTGCAGAGAGTGGGTCTCAAAAAATTATTGATGCAATGGATAGGAGAGTAGATGTAAACGTTGTGAAGTCTGCGATTCAAAAAACAAATGCATTAGGAATTGAAACAGGAACATTTATCATGTTAGGATATCCTGGTGAAGATATGACAGATATAAATAATACGGTTCAATATTTAAAAGATGCGAACCCAACGCATTTCACAATAACAATAGCTTACCCAATAAAAGGAACTTCATTGTATAATGAGGTTGAAACAAAAATTAAACAAAAACCAGAATGGCAAACTTCAACAGATAGAGATATTGATTTCAAACGAACCTATAGTAGAAAATTTTATGATTATGCGGTTCGTTATGTAGTAAATGAAGTAAATAGTTCAAGAAAAAATACTGTTGTTTCTTACGGTAAAACAAAAATAAGATCCATTTTAGCTCAAGTTGGAATGCGAATTTATAAATAA
- a CDS encoding amidohydrolase has product MKKILISLLVIASAVACKTDQKEKPIAKPYQLNQTIYFGGDIITMRGDKPEYVESVVQREGKIIFAGAKKDAMSRFKGKAKEHNLNGKTMLPGFIDGHGHVFNVGLQALSANLLPAPDGEANTVEDIKKLLKDWISKNSDFIKKTGWVIGFGYDDSQLDRYPTKNDLDEISEEYPVIIIHQSGHLSVVNSKALELVGYNANTQDPKGGKIRRMEGSNEPNGVLEEIAHFNVLIAKFLPKMTTELQDEMLVKGQKLYASFGYTTAQEGRSTPDGTAAMERASKSNSLILDIVSYPDILSNRVAATSKYQGNKYINKYRVGGVKLNLDGSPQGKTAWLTHAYHKPPEGEGKDYHGYESMSDEEAYKHVADAYQNNWQIMSHCNGDAAIDQYLKAVTRANKEFGNNDRRTIIIHAQTAREDQVERFAKEKIFPSFFPMHTFYWGDWHVNSVLGKERAYKISPTNTALKYGLKFTSHHDAPVALPSSIRVLSATVTRVSRSGDIIGPDERVSAYIGLKALTDWAAYQHFEEASKGTIEKGKVADFVILDKNPLKIKTSELENLKVIETIKDGEPVYLR; this is encoded by the coding sequence ATGAAAAAAATCCTGATATCGTTGTTAGTTATTGCCTCGGCAGTTGCTTGCAAAACTGATCAAAAAGAAAAGCCAATTGCAAAACCTTACCAACTAAATCAAACTATTTATTTTGGTGGAGATATCATTACTATGAGAGGTGACAAACCAGAATATGTAGAGTCAGTAGTCCAGAGAGAGGGCAAGATAATTTTTGCAGGTGCTAAAAAGGATGCTATGAGTCGTTTTAAAGGCAAAGCTAAAGAACATAATCTTAATGGAAAAACTATGCTACCTGGGTTTATCGATGGGCATGGTCATGTTTTTAATGTTGGCCTTCAAGCTCTTTCGGCGAATCTTTTACCAGCCCCAGATGGAGAGGCAAATACAGTAGAAGATATTAAAAAATTACTGAAAGATTGGATAAGTAAAAATTCAGATTTTATTAAAAAAACTGGCTGGGTAATTGGTTTTGGTTATGACGATTCACAATTGGATAGGTACCCAACTAAAAATGATCTAGATGAAATCTCTGAGGAATATCCCGTAATTATTATTCATCAATCAGGCCATTTATCGGTGGTAAATTCAAAAGCACTGGAACTTGTTGGTTACAATGCCAATACTCAAGATCCAAAAGGTGGAAAAATTCGGAGGATGGAAGGAAGCAATGAGCCTAATGGAGTTCTAGAAGAAATCGCCCACTTTAATGTTTTAATAGCAAAGTTTTTACCTAAAATGACCACAGAGTTACAAGACGAAATGTTGGTGAAAGGACAAAAATTATATGCAAGCTTTGGTTATACTACAGCTCAGGAGGGTCGAAGTACACCAGATGGTACAGCTGCTATGGAACGCGCTTCGAAAAGCAACTCTTTAATATTAGATATTGTTTCTTATCCAGATATATTAAGTAACAGAGTTGCTGCAACAAGTAAATATCAAGGAAACAAATATATTAACAAATACAGAGTAGGTGGTGTAAAATTAAACTTAGATGGTTCACCTCAAGGAAAAACTGCATGGTTGACTCATGCATATCATAAACCACCGGAAGGAGAAGGGAAAGATTATCACGGATACGAAAGTATGAGTGATGAGGAAGCATACAAACATGTAGCTGATGCATATCAAAATAATTGGCAGATTATGTCTCATTGTAATGGTGATGCTGCTATTGATCAATATTTAAAAGCTGTAACTCGAGCAAATAAAGAGTTTGGAAATAATGATAGAAGAACTATAATAATTCATGCACAAACAGCAAGAGAAGATCAAGTAGAACGCTTTGCTAAAGAAAAGATCTTCCCTTCATTTTTCCCGATGCATACCTTTTATTGGGGTGACTGGCATGTTAATTCTGTTCTAGGTAAAGAAAGAGCTTACAAAATATCTCCGACAAATACAGCACTTAAATATGGCTTAAAATTCACTTCTCATCACGATGCTCCTGTCGCACTACCGAGCTCAATACGTGTTCTTTCGGCGACAGTAACTCGAGTTTCAAGAAGTGGTGATATAATTGGACCTGATGAGAGAGTTTCTGCTTATATCGGTTTAAAAGCGCTTACTGATTGGGCGGCATACCAACATTTTGAGGAAGCGTCAAAAGGTACAATTGAGAAAGGTAAAGTTGCAGATTTTGTCATTTTAGATAAAAACCCATTAAAAATTAAGACTTCTGAATTAGAGAATTTGAAGGTAATAGAAACAATAAAGGATGGAGAACCCGTTTATTTGCGTTAA
- a CDS encoding glycosyltransferase family 4 protein → MSKRLLFITPIFPRKLEEDFVVPFIAQFTYAFAEQTEIVVDVISIAYPFEKVEYKIGNISVHAIGSNFLSPVRQIPFILKAVYNGVRLHKKNNYDGVLCFWYREASLVGVLLNKILGIKLRVWLHGQDVQKSNKFIPLLRISPEKLIMLSKQQRDIFYKNHEILIHKITNVAFDRKKFPELNKDERLIDVIGVGNLGVIKNYDHFLDVIILLRESYPEIKAVICGNNADQKSILDKKIKEYKLEDNITFTGRLSLGEVFDYMNTSKVFLHTSKAEGAGLVLQEALYLGCKVVSTIEVEESEEMEGNFFYSKKTEELVDKIKEHLNNPFVPVRIERFKMEDSVKSIYKSFYD, encoded by the coding sequence ATGAGTAAAAGATTACTTTTTATAACACCAATTTTTCCCAGAAAATTGGAGGAAGATTTTGTAGTTCCTTTTATAGCTCAGTTTACTTATGCGTTTGCAGAACAAACAGAAATTGTAGTTGATGTTATCAGTATTGCTTATCCGTTTGAAAAGGTAGAATATAAAATAGGTAATATAAGTGTTCACGCTATTGGTAGTAATTTTCTTTCCCCAGTAAGACAAATTCCATTTATATTAAAAGCTGTTTACAATGGCGTTCGTTTGCATAAGAAAAATAACTATGATGGTGTTTTATGTTTTTGGTATCGAGAAGCCTCTTTAGTCGGTGTGTTATTAAATAAGATTTTAGGCATAAAATTAAGAGTTTGGTTACATGGTCAGGACGTTCAAAAGAGTAATAAGTTTATTCCGTTGTTGCGAATTTCACCTGAGAAGTTAATAATGTTGTCTAAACAACAGCGTGATATTTTCTATAAAAACCATGAGATATTAATTCACAAGATTACTAATGTAGCATTTGATAGAAAAAAATTCCCTGAACTAAATAAAGATGAAAGACTTATAGATGTAATTGGTGTGGGAAATCTTGGTGTTATAAAAAATTATGATCATTTTTTGGATGTTATTATTTTATTAAGAGAGTCTTATCCTGAAATAAAAGCAGTTATTTGCGGAAATAATGCTGATCAAAAATCAATACTTGATAAAAAAATAAAGGAGTATAAGTTAGAAGATAATATAACTTTCACTGGAAGACTTTCATTAGGTGAAGTATTTGATTATATGAATACATCTAAAGTTTTTTTGCATACATCAAAAGCAGAAGGTGCAGGTTTAGTATTACAAGAAGCTTTATATCTCGGTTGTAAAGTTGTTAGTACAATTGAAGTGGAAGAGAGTGAGGAAATGGAGGGTAATTTTTTCTATAGTAAAAAAACAGAAGAACTAGTGGATAAAATCAAAGAACATTTAAATAATCCGTTTGTTCCAGTAAGAATTGAAAGGTTTAAAATGGAAGATTCTGTAAAGAGTATTTACAAATCCTTTTATGATTAA
- a CDS encoding B12-binding domain-containing radical SAM protein yields the protein MFKVALANSYFYPFDEKQWNNQTPFPPLGTIYTASLLRENGYSVSLFDTCLLNNINSVEAFLDDNKPNVFAIYDDGFNYLTKMCLTKMREAAFEMIALAKKRKCKVLVCSSDATDHSEKYLNAGADFIIQGEGEITLKEMVTAIENNEDLYNIKGVVYKNEEGEFITTGKRIVYKQLDDFPMPAWDLINMNAYKSIWKKGGNEFTLNIATTRGCPFKCNWCAKPIYGNRYNSHSPEYIVKHIKFLKETHGVSKFWMCDDIFGLKPNWVQEFNSLLKDQDLKIRYYIQSRADLLLKEDTIDALAESGLTEVWIGAESGSQKILDAMDKGTTIAQIEEATKLLKQKGVKVAFFIQYGYLNETKEDINLTIKMIQDLLPDNIGVSVSYPLPETPFYEKVKEDLKLKANWTDSDDLAMMFKGTFNSKFYKKLQRYTHKIFRKSQGISFLKKIIKSPFSIKKSELRLICLLPYYSITSIIQARQLKRLQNTNA from the coding sequence ATGTTTAAAGTAGCATTAGCAAATTCATATTTTTATCCGTTTGATGAAAAACAATGGAATAATCAAACACCATTTCCTCCTTTAGGGACTATATATACAGCTTCTTTGTTAAGAGAAAATGGTTACAGTGTGAGTTTATTTGATACATGTTTGTTAAATAACATTAACTCTGTCGAAGCATTTTTAGATGATAATAAACCAAATGTGTTCGCAATCTATGATGACGGTTTTAATTATCTCACAAAGATGTGTTTAACAAAAATGCGTGAAGCCGCGTTTGAAATGATTGCACTTGCGAAAAAAAGGAAATGTAAGGTATTAGTTTGTAGTTCTGATGCTACCGATCACTCTGAAAAGTATTTAAATGCAGGAGCGGATTTTATCATTCAAGGAGAGGGTGAGATTACTTTAAAGGAAATGGTAACGGCTATTGAAAATAATGAAGATTTATATAATATCAAAGGAGTTGTTTACAAGAATGAGGAAGGAGAGTTTATAACAACTGGAAAAAGAATTGTTTACAAACAGTTAGACGATTTCCCGATGCCAGCATGGGATTTGATCAATATGAATGCTTATAAAAGCATTTGGAAAAAAGGAGGAAATGAGTTTACACTAAACATAGCAACAACTAGAGGTTGTCCATTTAAATGTAATTGGTGTGCAAAACCAATTTATGGTAACAGATACAATTCTCATTCACCTGAATACATCGTAAAACACATTAAGTTTTTAAAAGAAACTCATGGAGTGAGTAAGTTCTGGATGTGCGATGATATTTTTGGCTTAAAGCCAAATTGGGTTCAAGAATTTAATTCCTTATTAAAGGATCAAGATTTAAAAATCCGATATTATATTCAAAGTAGAGCTGATTTACTTTTAAAGGAAGATACCATTGATGCTTTAGCAGAAAGTGGATTAACCGAAGTTTGGATTGGTGCGGAAAGTGGTTCTCAAAAAATACTTGATGCTATGGATAAGGGAACTACAATAGCACAAATTGAAGAAGCTACGAAACTATTAAAACAAAAAGGAGTTAAAGTTGCATTTTTTATCCAATACGGATATTTAAATGAAACAAAAGAAGATATCAATCTTACGATTAAAATGATACAGGATTTGTTGCCAGATAATATTGGAGTGTCTGTTTCATATCCTTTACCTGAAACACCTTTTTATGAAAAGGTGAAAGAAGATTTAAAATTGAAAGCGAACTGGACAGATTCTGATGATTTAGCAATGATGTTTAAAGGAACGTTTAACTCGAAGTTTTATAAAAAACTACAACGATATACCCATAAAATCTTTAGAAAAAGTCAAGGTATTAGCTTTTTAAAGAAAATTATAAAATCTCCATTTTCTATTAAGAAAAGTGAGTTACGATTAATTTGTTTGTTACCGTATTATAGTATTACATCCATTATCCAGGCTAGGCAATTAAAAAGATTACAAAACACGAATGCATAG
- a CDS encoding glycosyltransferase: MSFLTASIVIYNNISQVQELLNDLMFYNGKIQVFVIDNSEESNAKYFSNIDRVDYKFNNKNLGYGRAHNIAINKSVQLGSDYHVILNPDIRFNQGTLSSLVSFMNSNPEIGMCSPKVLFPNGDLQYLCKLIPEPKNLMIRRFLPSKKITSKHNNNYELRSFSYNRNIEIPYISGCFMFAKTSVLEKVNGFDERFFLYFEDLDLTRRIGKISKTYFFSETFVYHGYNKESYRSTKMLIHHIRNAIKYFNKWGWFFDKQRDEVNKQTLLQLNK, from the coding sequence TTGAGTTTCTTAACTGCATCAATAGTAATTTACAACAATATAAGTCAAGTACAAGAGTTACTGAATGATTTAATGTTTTACAATGGAAAAATTCAGGTGTTTGTAATAGACAATTCGGAAGAAAGCAATGCTAAATATTTTTCAAATATTGATAGAGTTGATTATAAGTTCAATAATAAAAACTTAGGATATGGCAGAGCACATAATATTGCTATAAATAAATCAGTTCAACTTGGGTCGGATTATCATGTGATATTAAATCCAGATATCAGATTTAACCAAGGAACCTTAAGTTCACTGGTAAGTTTTATGAATAGTAATCCTGAAATCGGAATGTGTAGCCCGAAAGTATTGTTCCCAAATGGAGATTTACAATACTTGTGTAAATTAATTCCTGAGCCAAAGAATTTAATGATTCGAAGGTTTTTACCTAGTAAGAAAATCACTAGTAAACACAACAACAATTATGAGTTAAGAAGTTTTAGTTATAATCGTAACATAGAAATTCCTTATATTTCAGGGTGTTTTATGTTTGCTAAAACTAGTGTTTTAGAAAAAGTTAATGGTTTTGATGAGCGCTTTTTCTTATACTTTGAAGATTTAGATTTAACGAGAAGAATTGGGAAAATTTCAAAAACTTATTTTTTCTCTGAAACTTTTGTCTACCATGGCTATAATAAAGAATCATACCGAAGTACTAAAATGTTGATTCATCATATTAGAAATGCAATAAAATATTTTAATAAATGGGGTTGGTTTTTCGATAAACAAAGAGATGAAGTAAACAAACAAACCCTTTTACAACTAAATAAATGA
- a CDS encoding nucleotidyltransferase domain-containing protein — protein MINLIKVISYFSIFKYPLTADEIFYFSNKKEKDKVLEELNVLKEKGVIQESEGFYSETNNDELIARRKKGNEEANLIMPKAWEISKLISKFPYISSVCISGSLSKGYFEDKSDIDFFIITNKNRLWIARTLLILYKKIFLLNSKKYFCVNYFMSSGHLEIEEQNRFTATEIVTLIPTYGKDMFHDFVRNNQWVYDYYPNFKIDSENTKNISKNFFSNSIEKVLNKKLGNKLERFFMKITIKKWNNKFNHLSKEDFEIAFKSSENVSKHHPSNFQKKVLNLLNEKYENIEKKYYIKLEPENV, from the coding sequence ATGATCAACTTAATAAAGGTAATTTCATATTTTTCAATATTTAAATATCCTTTGACTGCTGACGAAATATTTTATTTTTCTAATAAAAAGGAAAAGGATAAAGTACTTGAAGAATTAAATGTTTTAAAAGAAAAAGGTGTTATTCAAGAAAGCGAGGGATTTTATTCCGAAACGAACAATGATGAATTAATTGCAAGACGTAAAAAAGGGAATGAGGAAGCTAATTTGATTATGCCTAAAGCATGGGAGATTTCCAAGCTAATATCTAAGTTCCCATACATCAGTTCCGTTTGTATTTCAGGTTCATTATCAAAAGGATACTTTGAAGATAAGAGCGATATAGACTTTTTTATCATTACAAATAAAAACAGATTATGGATCGCTCGAACATTGTTAATTCTTTATAAAAAAATCTTTCTTCTAAATTCAAAAAAGTACTTCTGTGTGAATTATTTTATGAGTTCTGGTCATCTAGAAATTGAAGAGCAAAATAGATTTACAGCAACTGAAATAGTAACTTTAATTCCAACATATGGAAAAGACATGTTTCATGATTTTGTGAGAAATAATCAATGGGTATATGATTATTATCCAAATTTCAAAATCGATTCAGAAAACACTAAAAATATTTCGAAAAACTTTTTTTCAAACAGTATAGAGAAAGTTCTAAATAAGAAGTTAGGAAATAAGTTGGAACGCTTTTTCATGAAGATTACTATCAAAAAATGGAATAATAAATTTAATCATTTATCTAAAGAAGATTTTGAAATAGCATTTAAATCTTCTGAGAATGTGTCAAAACATCACCCAAGTAATTTTCAAAAGAAAGTACTAAACTTATTAAATGAGAAATACGAGAATATTGAAAAAAAATATTATATAAAACTTGAACCGGAAAATGTTTAA
- a CDS encoding class I SAM-dependent methyltransferase translates to MHSFFDIAAATYDNTFTNTKIGVEQRKKLYGSLDFIFNQNKTLDILELNCGTGEDAITFAEKGHKIIATDISEGMIAVSQSKNTFDNLHFEVLNSKDISQERFKNGFDVIFSNFGGLNCLNYQDLKSVIHDSVEILKPKGKLIMVLMPKNCLWEQIYFYVKGNLKKAKRRSTANSLLVNVEGESVPTWYYNPSDIELMLPEGFKITEILPVGFSVPPSYLENSILTKSILWSVLKFIEQGIKRSYFAKYSDHFLIELTKE, encoded by the coding sequence ATGCATAGTTTTTTCGACATAGCGGCTGCTACTTATGATAATACTTTCACCAATACTAAAATTGGTGTTGAGCAGCGAAAAAAATTATATGGTAGTTTAGACTTTATTTTTAATCAAAATAAAACACTAGATATACTAGAATTAAACTGTGGAACAGGAGAAGATGCAATTACATTCGCAGAAAAAGGCCATAAAATTATCGCAACAGATATTTCTGAAGGAATGATTGCCGTTTCTCAATCTAAAAACACATTTGATAACCTTCATTTTGAAGTATTGAATAGTAAAGATATTTCTCAAGAAAGATTTAAAAATGGTTTTGATGTTATTTTTTCCAATTTTGGAGGACTCAACTGTCTTAATTACCAAGATCTGAAATCTGTAATTCATGATAGTGTTGAAATATTAAAACCAAAAGGAAAATTAATTATGGTTTTAATGCCTAAAAACTGTCTGTGGGAACAAATTTACTTTTATGTGAAAGGAAATTTAAAAAAAGCAAAAAGAAGAAGTACGGCTAATTCTCTATTAGTAAACGTTGAAGGAGAATCAGTGCCAACATGGTATTATAATCCTAGTGATATTGAGTTGATGTTGCCTGAGGGATTTAAAATAACTGAAATTTTACCAGTTGGTTTTTCGGTACCACCTTCGTATTTAGAAAATTCTATTTTGACTAAATCTATTTTATGGTCAGTTTTGAAATTCATTGAACAAGGAATTAAACGTTCTTATTTTGCAAAGTATTCAGATCATTTTTTAATTGAATTAACGAAAGAATGA
- a CDS encoding ATP-binding cassette domain-containing protein, whose product MTKTLFKAYQLIPNSKRKKLPGFFSYSFVNTILDFISLALLIPVILILLDKERVKTVFVEYFDVELNNVLTIVLLLSLISFYIIKNLVQTLIIKKQARFIYSISSEISRNLMKKFIYDNFSNYNKTDKSSFFRDVFQLPVVFSTNILSSYYTIFSELIILIVIIIISAVYKPKITLLASLFLFFFVVVLLWLKRRKLNFFNKIIVKLYERNVKNITNILQGFVEIKSTRTEMNFQNVYEASNIEHNEQLALQTTFKQTNSRYFEIFIVIGLSVVIIFFMFSSEVVNVSVLLSFFAGISIKILPSFNKVLNAYVSIKSNKSCVDLLSNYRFTEKTKINPLKFESNLKLNNISFSHGKNVLASELNFTVQKGDFITISGKSGEGKSTLLQVMAGLLKPINGTIELDGLNIYSDENIFNFIGYVSQQPFLFQGSVLDNITMLNNEALNLEYVNKLIKELDLEDWLASLPNRLNSELLIESKTLSGGQKQRIALARALYFKPEILLLDESTNQLDDRLEKKIFNFLKSLTDSKKVTIVAVSHNNTINDYANKRYVLKNQKLNIKHE is encoded by the coding sequence ATGACAAAGACTCTGTTTAAAGCATATCAACTAATTCCTAATTCGAAAAGAAAAAAATTACCTGGCTTTTTTTCTTATTCTTTTGTGAATACAATTTTAGATTTTATATCTCTTGCATTATTGATTCCTGTAATTCTGATTTTATTAGATAAGGAGAGAGTCAAAACTGTTTTTGTAGAATATTTTGATGTAGAATTGAATAATGTATTAACAATAGTTTTGCTCTTAAGTTTAATAAGTTTTTACATCATAAAAAATTTAGTTCAAACCTTAATCATAAAAAAACAAGCGAGGTTTATTTATAGTATTTCTTCGGAAATCTCTAGAAACTTAATGAAGAAATTTATCTATGATAATTTTTCTAATTATAATAAAACTGATAAAAGTTCTTTTTTTAGAGATGTTTTTCAGCTACCAGTAGTATTCTCTACCAACATATTAAGTTCGTATTATACTATTTTTTCGGAGTTAATTATTTTGATAGTTATTATTATAATTTCCGCGGTATATAAACCTAAAATTACCTTATTGGCTTCACTTTTTTTATTTTTCTTCGTAGTGGTTTTGTTGTGGTTAAAGAGAAGGAAACTTAACTTTTTCAATAAAATTATAGTAAAGCTGTATGAAAGGAATGTAAAAAACATAACGAATATTCTTCAAGGTTTTGTTGAAATAAAATCAACTAGAACAGAAATGAATTTTCAAAATGTATATGAGGCATCAAATATTGAGCATAACGAACAGTTGGCGCTACAAACTACATTTAAACAAACAAATTCCCGCTATTTTGAAATTTTTATAGTTATAGGATTGTCAGTGGTAATCATATTTTTCATGTTTAGTAGTGAGGTTGTAAATGTCTCTGTACTACTTTCTTTTTTTGCTGGGATTAGTATTAAAATTCTACCGTCTTTTAATAAAGTATTAAATGCCTATGTAAGTATTAAATCAAACAAAAGTTGCGTTGATTTATTGAGTAACTATAGGTTTACTGAAAAAACAAAAATAAATCCATTAAAATTCGAATCAAATCTAAAACTTAATAATATTAGTTTTAGTCATGGAAAAAATGTGCTTGCTTCTGAATTAAATTTTACTGTTCAAAAGGGAGATTTTATTACAATTTCTGGTAAATCAGGTGAAGGTAAAAGTACTTTGCTTCAAGTGATGGCAGGCTTGTTGAAACCAATTAATGGTACCATTGAACTCGATGGTTTAAATATATATTCAGATGAGAATATATTTAATTTTATAGGATATGTTTCTCAACAACCATTTTTATTTCAGGGAAGTGTTTTAGACAATATCACCATGCTAAATAATGAAGCCCTAAACCTTGAATATGTAAATAAACTGATTAAAGAGTTGGATCTAGAAGATTGGTTAGCTTCATTACCTAACAGACTAAACTCAGAATTACTTATAGAAAGTAAGACATTATCAGGTGGACAAAAACAACGAATTGCATTAGCAAGAGCTTTGTACTTTAAACCAGAAATCCTTTTGTTAGATGAATCAACCAATCAACTAGATGATAGGTTAGAGAAGAAGATCTTTAACTTTTTAAAATCCCTTACAGATTCAAAAAAAGTAACGATTGTTGCAGTTTCTCATAACAATACAATAAACGATTATGCTAACAAAAGATATGTTTTGAAAAACCAAAAGTTAAACATAAAACATGAGTAA